The Diadema setosum chromosome 1, eeDiaSeto1, whole genome shotgun sequence genome has a window encoding:
- the LOC140228880 gene encoding tubulin-specific chaperone C-like produces MATYVEVTDTIKCQPTAPSHSVSNGKMEKKDKIPEALVKRHEARLARLEKQKEERENSTVQTESAEFFSKTFNAEKAVIEERLATAENVDKSNLNDFFDDLTELAQKLQKYVTDTSPFLPSYDIRNSQEQLTKLIKDINEKRDVLMPKKKFAFKARKRGEEQTIQQPRKIGTDDVDSAKPLNVMTANACGFSNRTAETLCLSAEEMHAKDVGLSNLTSCVVKLPGCPSALHISNITDCKIFCGPIPGSVFVDRCLNSTLVLACQQLRVHNTSDTRFYIHVTSRAIIEDTSMVSFAPFNWKYDGLEQDYERSGLDRSKNAWNDIDDFNWLAHNKRSPHWDLIPEAERVQIWD; encoded by the coding sequence ATGGCGACCTACGTGGAAGTAACGGACACGATCAAGTGCCAACCCACGGCGCCCAGTCACTCAGTTTCAAACGGAAAGATGGAGAAAAAGGACAAGATTCCCGAGGCACTCGTCAAACGTCATGAAGCAAGGTTAGCAAGACTGGAAAAACAGAAGGAAGAACGCGAAAATTCGACTGTCCAAACGGAGAGTGCCGAGTTCTTCAGCAAAACTTTCAATGCAGAGAAGGCTGTGATCGAGGAGCGCTTAGCAACTGCAGAGAACGTGGATAAGTCCAATTTGAACGATTTCTTTGACGACTTGACAGAATtggcacagaaattacagaagTATGTGACGGACACCTCTCCTTTCCTACCTTCCTACGATATACGCAATTCCCAAGAACAGTTAACAAAGCTGATAAAAGATATCAATGAAAAGAGAGATGTGTTGATGCCGAAGAAGAAGTTTGCATTCAAGGCGAGAAAGAGGGGAGAAGAGCAGACGATTCAGCAGCCAAGGAAGATTGGAACGGATGATGTCGATTCTGCGAAACCACTGAATGTGATGACGGCTAATGCCTGCGGATTCTCCAATCGCACTGCTGAGACGCTATGTCTTAGTGCAGAGGAAATGCACGCGAAGGATGTCGGTCTCTCCAACCTCACTTCCTGCGTCGTCAAGTTGCCGGGCTGTCCCAGTGCTCTGCACATCAGCAACATCACCGACTGCAAGATCTTCTGCGGGCCCATCCCAGGTTCGGTGTTTGTCGACAGGTGTCTCAACAGCACGCTGGTCCTCGCCTGCCAACAGCTGCGGGTGCACAACACGAGCGACACAAGGTTTTACATCCACGTGACGAGCAGAGCCATCATCGAGGATACCTCGATGGTGTCGTTTGCGCCTTTCAACTGGAAATACGATGGCCTTGAGCAGGACTATGAGCGCAGTGGTCTTGATAGGAGCAAAAATGCTTGGAATGACATCGATGATTTCAACTGGTTGGCGCATAACAAACGCTCGCCCCATTGGGACCTGATTCCAGAGGCAGAAAGAGTGCAGATATGGGACTGA